A genomic segment from Deltaproteobacteria bacterium encodes:
- a CDS encoding ribbon-helix-helix protein, CopG family: protein MGAAKVAITIEEELLKRVDQLVEQRRFPNRSRAIQEAVREKLDRLDRGRLARECAKLNRAFEQKMAEEGLAGDLEEWPEF from the coding sequence ATGGGCGCCGCGAAAGTTGCGATCACAATTGAGGAAGAGTTGCTGAAGCGCGTCGACCAGCTCGTCGAACAGCGGAGGTTTCCGAATCGGAGTCGCGCGATCCAAGAGGCGGTGCGCGAGAAGCTGGACCGCCTGGATCGAGGTCGCCTCGCCCGCGAGTGCGCGAAGCTGAACCGGGCCTTCGAACAGAAGATGGCGGAGGAGGGGTTGGCGGGAGACCTCGAGGAATGGCCCGAATTCTGA